One genomic region from Actinocatenispora thailandica encodes:
- a CDS encoding TetR/AcrR family transcriptional regulator: protein MRGRVPARPVAEIAEAAARVFLASGYRAAGISDVATELQLSHGAVYTYAKSKAALLYLALLRLARPDALARLDIPVPTPTAEQFAAAVETGDDPLPELTAATGRHRPHVAVADELAAVIDELYAFVERNRHLLALVERCAPDLPELAQYYFVQRRRTLLAALAELLRRHLRSGALRPVPDVPAAARFVVETITWFAWHRLDDPDSTDLDDDACRRTVRHLLLAALLPEPTPGS from the coding sequence ATGCGGGGACGGGTACCGGCGCGACCGGTGGCGGAGATCGCCGAGGCCGCGGCACGGGTGTTCCTGGCCAGCGGCTACCGGGCGGCCGGGATCTCCGACGTGGCCACGGAGCTGCAACTCAGCCACGGCGCCGTCTACACCTACGCGAAGAGCAAGGCGGCGCTGCTCTACCTGGCACTGCTGCGGCTCGCCCGGCCCGATGCCCTGGCCCGGCTGGACATCCCGGTCCCGACCCCGACCGCCGAACAGTTCGCCGCCGCGGTCGAGACCGGCGACGACCCGCTGCCGGAACTGACCGCCGCGACCGGCCGCCACCGGCCGCACGTCGCGGTCGCCGACGAACTCGCCGCCGTCATCGACGAGCTGTACGCGTTCGTCGAACGCAACCGGCACCTGCTCGCGCTGGTCGAACGGTGCGCCCCCGACCTGCCCGAGCTGGCGCAGTACTACTTCGTGCAGCGCCGGCGCACGCTGCTTGCCGCGCTCGCCGAACTGCTGCGGCGCCACCTGCGGTCCGGTGCGCTGCGCCCGGTACCCGACGTGCCGGCGGCGGCTCGGTTCGTCGTCGAGACGATCACCTGGTTCGCCTGGCACCGGCTCGACGACCCCGACTCCACCGACCTGGACGACGACGCCTGCCGCCGCACCGTGCGCCACCTGCTGCTCGCGGCGCTGCTGCCCGAGCCCACCCCAGGAAGCTGA